The nucleotide window CCGGTGAGGCCGGGCGACAAGCTGGTTACGCATGCGTGGGTTACGGGGGTCAACCAGGACGGTTGGGCCGAGGTGAGATTTGTTACGCAGGTCGCCGGTGGCAAGGTTGTTTTGAGCAATGGattggccttgatgaaggTTACGAGCCAGGGTAAGAGTAAGTTGTAAACTGCTTGTCTTAATAGAGATATCTATGTATGCCGATCCATGAGATGCAATTTGTTACTGCATTGCGCTGACAGAATACTGGTGAGCCTTCTTAGACCAGGCGCTCTTCTTTGATTGCCGGTGCTTCAGCCTACATGGCGTTCACAACCAAGGCTGACAACCTGATGAGAGAGTCAGCCAAGCCCTCCTTGTGTTGTCTTTATTAGGCGAGACTATTCTTTTTCGTATTTAAACATATGAACAGCGAACGTCTCTATCTACAATTATTAAGTCCTGGATCAATCTTTCCTTGCCCACAAACCTCTAGAAGGATAATCATCCAGAAACAAGGACGACAGAGATGGATTATAAGGTGGCACAATGGCTTCACCATTGAAATCACCAAAGCAAGAAGCTCAGAGGAGACTGGTCACCCAGAGTAGAGCATAGGTCGTAGTCTGTAAGACGGAATGTTGCCTCGTCCATCCCCATAGTCCATGTACCAAGGTTGTTATACATACTATCCGGCTCCAATGCCTGTTGCGCGATATCAACGTTTGCCTCGGAGTCTTCAAGCACCTCGAGACGTATTATTGTGTCACGAGACCTATCTCctgatcttgagcttgagcatGGAATATTCCTATAGGCCGTAGCATATGGGAGGCTTCGGAAATGCTGTACTTTCTTAATGCCTGATCCCTTGTAAGGATTGGCCCTGCCAATTCTAGAGGGTCCAGCTCTAATATATCCATAAATACCAAAGGCTCAACCCTCTTACCTGGCATACAAGATCCATCATGTCGTGATCTAGTATCACTAATAAAACTGATGCCATAAAATCGATCAAGATTCATGGTCCAGCACTACTCTGCCTCAAATGTAGGCTCAATAGATTTATTTCTGGAAATCCATTCCTTTGGCGCAGCACGATATAAGCAATCCGGCAGGATTTGTTGTTCACAATTAAGACCTGTACCTAAGAGCCTTTAATTACTGGGCATGGCCCTGATTAGTCGGGCTATGTTACTCTGCTTGCTAATCATCCATTACCCCGGTCATCAAACCTAGCCTGCTCTGGCATATTATAACCGGACTTACTGCATCTCTGATAAGTACTTCTGAGAAACTCAAAAGCGTATGATCTGTTCCGAGCACAATCGGAGAACGGGCCGAGCAAGGTAACCGCAAAGTTTGGCCAGGGTCACAAGTCATCATGCAACAAAGACGGAAAACTTTGAGGCCCATCGTGTGTGAGCATGGCAGCATCCAGTATTTGTGACAGTAAGTCACGGCTAGCAGGAGTGGTGAGATAATACACGAGCTTCTACAGGCGACGGGACTTATGAGATCACGCCACCATCTCGATGTCTGGAAAGGTTACACAATATCTACGTCTCCTAGGCCATCCCAGTTACTGTTGAGTTGTAAGGCTAAGAAGGACGGAAGATCTATGCAGTGCGACAGGTGAAAGACACATCGTACTGCTGGAATGCAATGTAATGCTATCTATACGTCACCCCTCCGTCCCCATCAACAAGCATCTAATCCCACTCAAGCTCACCCATTCGCGAATAACGCCCATTTTTTGACTACCGAGATATCCAATGACTTCCTCGGCTGTCGTTGCAATCCTCAGAATATCAACATCCTCTGTGCCAACAAACCCTGCCTGTGCAGCTTGATCAACCCAATCTATCAAGCCCTTGTAGAACCTGCACACGTCAAAGACACAGATACCGCACTGGTGTATACCGAGCTGGTACCAAGTCGTCGTTTCAAGTAGTTCCTCTAAAGTGCCGTATCCGCCGCTAAGAGCGACAAAGCCGCTACCAGGGGCACCGCCAATGACTGCGTCGATCATGAGTCTCTTGCGTGTGTGCATGTCCTTCACAACGGTCCGGCTTCCGAACTTTGATGGATCTGCATTTTTCTTTGTGAGTTTCTCTTCGTACTTTGCGAGCGCGACGGGAATGATGCCGTGGACGGTACTTGGGCTCGAGAGCTGAACCAGAGTGCTGGCAATGGCGCCCATGATCCCAGTTGTTCCACCGCCGTAGATGAGCTTGTAGTTATTACTGTGCAGAGCAAAAGCAAGATTCTTGGCAGCCTGGATGTGTTTCGGATCATTACCCGACGAAGATCCGCCACTGGTGAAGGTCAGCTTAATCTCAACAATTCGAGAAAAGGGGGGCGCTACAATAGACAAACGATTCGAGACTTGGAGTTCGAGTTCAATGTGCCGTTGTTGGAGAGTCTGATAGTTCGAAAACTGTAGCAAAGCTCGTTGAGCATGGATATGGCAGGTATCTCAACATCCAACGTCCAGGAAGCCTTGTTAGTGACAGGGAGGCTCGTGCATACTACACCAGCTTGTTAGAGGAAAGGGCCCAGGACGGAACGTATCCACTCGAGCTGATGGAAGCCGTACTGCAAAGTGTTGGCGTTCATGAGTGCGAGACCCCTCTGGAATGACGACTGATGGGCGCTGCATGACATGTCTGCTTCGAGATATGGATAGAACTCTTAGTACCCTATGGCCTTCCACACGCCTTTATGGAAGCATGCGTTGTCATCAAGCAAACTCTGCTGAAGATCTCTCAGCTCCTCGAGTTCGCCAAGGAGACCCCTCTCGAGCATCTCGCTGGCTTTAACTTGGATGAACTGCCAGTATGTAGATTGACGTGGTATCAAGGTTGCTGCAATGAACCGATACTCACGCTTAAGTGCCTCGTGTAGCAAGGGTATTGCGAGAGATGTTGAGCCGCCGACAAGAATGGGGAGTTTCCCTCGATTTGTGACTTCCTCCATCTTATCTGCAGCCATGGCCACAAAGTCATGAGGttcctcatcagcctcaaggTAATCGACCATGTGATGAGGAACATTATCTATCTCTTGAACGGTAGGCTTGGCGGTGAGAATGCTTCCTGCCTTGTAACACTGTAAGCTATCCACGGAGATGACCTCGCTCGGAAGGTCTTTGCAATGGCATCGCCTGGCTTAGTCTTTCCGGACGCAGTAGGGCCGAAGATAGCAATGCAGAGGTTCTGATTGGCTTGCATGTTTACGAAAGTTTAAAAAAATGATATCTTGAACGAAAACCCAAGGAGGTGAGTTGATAAAACATCCCGTGGGGGAACAGATCTCGTTGGAGCTTATATAGTCGAGATCCAATTCTGGCATTTTATATATCCCATAACTACGCACTTCTTGTAAATTGAAAAGACTCATAAACGAGCTCGTACCGATGCTCTCGTTCCGATCCCAAGCATGATAGGAAGACGGATAGTTTTCTCATGACACCCTCATCACAGCGTTCCATGACAAGCACGGAGTACTTCCGCAAACTATTATGTGCATAACACCATATATGGAAACTTTGTCACGGCTTCATAAGCCGGCTAACAGGGGTATTAGCAATTAAGATTCGACAAGGCCGATCAGGGATAGACGGACAGGGGTCCTGATAGCCATGCATCGGTAAATCGCTCGGAATGACGTTCCGTGGTTAACTGCCGCTAGTTGTATATTGTATTGCAGACAAGCTGAGGTTATTAATGTCGCGTTTCTTCGACACCGTCAACTGGATGTGTTGGTAAAGTTCGAGTATTATCTGCTTTTATTCACTATTTATACCCGTTATGTCTAGACACCAAGCTCTCTGACATGGAATCGGAGCCATGCAATCGGCAGGTGGCAACGCATGAAGTGACAATGGAGCTACCGAGAGTATCAAAGTCGATTAACGCAGATCACCCTAGAAAGATGAAGCTAAAATGCCGAAGTTCCTTGATATCATGCTATGGCAGACAAAATCCTTCACCAGTCTTGATTCCATCACTGCGGCTATTGTTTCACCAGCTTGCTCCTCGCTTACACAAGGTAGATCTAGCCCAATCCATACCATCACATCAAATTAGCTCCCAATTTGTCCCTAAGGGGGGCGAATCAGCTGGTTTGAGTAGTAATACCTTGGAGGTGAGGCCAGTGTGCTCGGGTCTGTCGTCTATTCTCCATGTCTGCAATATCCGGCAATGCGAAGCTCTACCTGTCTGTATTTTTCGATGTACTTAACAAGCCCAACGGAAAGGAGTCTTTGGTTGTCTTGTTAGTATTTTTTGTTGACCGGAATCCTATCATCCCGAATATCATCAAGTCTTTTATAACCTACCCGTCGGTGTTGCCCCAAGTCCTTTTGACGCTGCGTCTAATCTAATGCTGCTTCGACAATGCATCCGACTTCACTGGCCATTGGAACCGGGCTTTCATCCGGCATACTTTCCCACATTCTAATATTCAACAAGGGGGAGTGGGATCTTTACACCATCAAGATACTACAGGGACTTCTCATAGTCATTGGTCTCCTGGCActgagcttcaagaggcTGGGAACTACAGAGGCTGGGTCGCCGTACAGCGTCTTCGAATCTACCATAGCATCCATATACATGGTGTCTTTGATAGTTCCAGGGACCTTTTGCAGCATATTCCTTTATCGCATCTGCTTCATTCATCGCTTGTACCAGTTTCCGGGTCCTCTCATGGCCAAAGTCTCCAATTTATATCTCACCAGGCGTTCCGTCGCCCAATTCCAGCTCTACAAAGAGATCCAGAACCTCTATAGAACATATGGGGATATTGTGCGAGTAGGTAAGTGACAATAACCTCAACTTATGCATCCAGAGCTATTCTAATATTGAGTAGGGCCCTCAGCACTATCGATCCTCGGCACCAAGGTCTTCCAAGCCATACACGCCAACAATTCGCCCTGCCGCAAGGGACCTTGGTACAATATCGAACAGCCGGCCATCTCTCTCCACATGTCGCGCGACAAGAACGATCATTCTCGTAGACGACGAGCTTGGGACAGTGCGTTTAGCTCAAAGGGTAAGTTCCGAAAAGCCTCTATCAAGCTTTGACAAACATCAGGACTAACTAGTTCGCATAGCCCTCCGAGATTACGAGCCCCGCGTTGTCAAATATACCAGCCAATTACTCAATCGACTAGAACAGAGCCAAGCCACAACTATTGACATTGCGAAGTGGTTCAAGTTTCACAGCTTCGACACCATAGGTGACCTGGCTTTTGGTCAGAGCTTCCACATGCTAACAGACGGCGTTAAGCATCCATTCATGGCACTGGTTGAGTCGCATATGGCAATGGCCGGTACCTTTAGTCAACTGATCTGGATGTTTCCCCTGTTCAGGGCGATGTCGTTCCTTGGTCGTGAAGATGCTATCTTCCAGAAATGGCTTGGGAATCAAGTTCGTCATCAAGAACAGGTATGTCATGACAGTATTTAAACTTTTGGGGGGAGGCTGATGTGACGATACAGAACAAGTCGGACCTTCCGAATATCTTCTCCTGGCTCCTTGAAGATTATAAATCCCAGCTATATCCAAAAGAGCAAGATTGGCTAAACCTGCAAGCTGATATGCAGCTTATAGCTGTTGCTGGAAGGTGAGGCGACGTCCTCCACGTGGCAGAGTCTGTCGGCTAATCTTCTGCTCAGTGATACTACTTCCGTAACACTAACTTGCCTGTTTTACCTATTGGCTACTAATAAAAATGCGTGCATGCGGCTTCAAGAGGAGATCGACAACTTTTTTTCCAGCTCTTCACAACCTAATCACTCGAGCTTTTCCAAGTTGACATACCTTCAAGCTTGTATTGAAGAAACACTGCGACTTTTTCCTCCAGTTCCATCTGGATTGCAGCGCATGACACCTGCAGAAGGGCTACAAGTCGGTGAAATCTTCATCCCTGGAGATACCATAGTGACTGTTCCCTCCTATACGGTGTATAGAGGTACATTCTATGATCTGAGGGCGGAATGGGCTTGTTCAAGTTAACATGACTGACAGATGAGCGATACTTCACCGCTCCTAATGACTTCGTTCCTGAGCGCTGGATGATAAAACCAGAAATGGTAAAGGACGACTCGGTTTTTGCTCCATTCTCAGTGGGTAAGTTCCAGTTGTTTCTGCCTCGCTATTTCCTTGCGTGCTTGGGATTAACCACATTATTCAGGACGCTATGCCTGCGTGGGTAAGCAATTGGGTCTTATGGAAGTCGGCTACGCTACCTGTACGATCTTACACCGCTTTAACATCTGCCTTTTTAGTGAGGGAACTACAACAAAGCCGGAGTTTCTCAAGGGTCTTAGAGACCATTTTACACTAAATGCCCCTGAGCTTAATGTTATACTTACAGCTAGGAAGCATTGAGCTGTAGTACCCGTCCTGTTTTATTTGCTCAAGCTCGAACGCCCTGGACCAGTTGATTATAGGTTGTTACTCCAGAATATTGGAACAATCGAGTCTAGAAACCCGGGAAGTCTGATTGATATTACAGAGAACTAGCTAAAATCGTCATTGAACCAACTTAGCATCTCCCTCATATATGATAGGCAGATCACTTTCTCAAGTTACATATTGCTCGACAGGTTGTTAATCACCGTAAATAGAACTATGAAACTGATTTCCATGAAcatatattatatactactATTCGGCCAACATGTCTCACACTCTTACTCTTCGTACTGGAGAACTGAGTACAGGTTAACTTGCTGTAACATGGACAGGGATTATCGACAAACCAGTTAACTTGTTTAAGATTAGACCAATACAGCCAGGCCAATAACCCACCGAGCCCGCTTGCCTGAAACCCGTAAATTTTACACCATCACATCTCAACATCACTATCTACCGCCTAACAGAGCCGATACCTCCTGATTTTGCCCTTGATCAGTTCACGTTCAATATCCGACTATATTATGTACTCCTTCAGCTGTCAAATCTGCGGCGTCGACATGGCTACCGCCCGCATCCGCACTCCAGATGAGCCGCCTAGCGCAGCGTGGAATTTTGAGGGTGCCGATTATGTTGGCTTCTGTAAATGGCCGTACCAAGAGGAATTCGAGGACAAAGGTTGCCGGCAATGCACAACTGAGGATCGGGGTCCAGCTAGACCTCCAGAAGTTGATCCTTGGCCAGACCtggacgacgaagatgacaCAGATTGGAAGCCAGATGCACAGAGTTCTAGCGATGAAGAGCCACTGGAGTACGACTCAGGATGGGAGACTGAGAGTGACAGTATAGAGCCTGAAGCCTCATCTTTCTCTGGCAAAGAGGATATCCACTACTCAAATGATTCACCCGGCCGGTATCCTCTTCCGGATCTCTATACTTCCCCGGATCTTGATCGTCTACCACACGGCACATGGCATAACGGCCGCGCATATTACTCTGGCAATCGGAAATATCCACAATCATGGCCCTTACAAACGATTAATCATTCGAACGTTCTCCCGGAGCACACCGCCTCACCCACTTGCCAAAGCCTCCAAGGCATCAGCGGCCATGTCCTCAGTGTTGCACAAATGAAGAACTGTCGGAATATTCGGTTTCTCGTGCCCAAGCCGTCAATTTGGAGACCTGATGCAAGTGACCAGATTCTCGAagggagcagcagcaatctGTTCTATGTATCCGGGGAGTCCAATGGTTCAAACATGATCGAAAGCCGCCATTTCAGAGGATGGCACTCGTTTTACCCGTCAAGACATGGCTTGAAAGAATTAACGACGAGCTGGGAGTTTATTGGCGAGGGCTGTATCGTGAGTCTATGCCCCAAGCTATGTTTCTCACTCTTTGGCCTTTGCTAACAGTACATGCAAGGAGCTTGAAGATTCACTGATCCCACTCCCAGCGCATTCTTACTGCTTGGATATATACGCAAAGTTATCCTTGCGACGTCTTGGCTATGTTGAACTGAATGGACTTTGGCACTGGCGCGAGATGCGAAATATGCCGGCCTCGTATGGCCTTGGAGATTGTATTCCGGAACCGAGGCGCACACAGTTACATTTGCCAGAGTTGCAACGAGCCCGCCAAGACTGGAATTATCCCTGGCTCCATACCCCAGGCGACGAGTGGATTGTTGCAAATCCTGTTGAGATCCCAGGCATATCTCGAGTTTTGGAGTCATGCATAAAAGATTTATGCATTGAGGGATATACCCAACAGACGACAGGGTTCTTGGCCCTGCCTGCTGAGATCATTCAACATACTCTGTCGTTTCTTGACATTACCGACGTCGACAGCACGGCCAAGACTTGCAGGGTGATATTCAAGCTTGCGCAGCCAATATTCAGAGAAATTGTACTCAGAGACATGCCTTGGCTGTGGGAGGTTCTTGAGAATAACGAATATCCCGCGTCTCGTGACTGTATACCAACATGGGATCCTCTCTGTCCTCTTGGTGCTCCACCTCCAACACTCCCTGTCGGACTAGAaactgaagaagaggaggaggatcGATGGGCACTAATTCTCTTTGAGGACCCTGAGATGGAACAAGCTCGCAATGTGACCAAGGATGCTAACCGTCAGCGCCGAGAGGAGATCATTGCACCTTATCATGAAAAGCTGAAGGCCTTACTGAAGGATTGGCACAGCTTTCGTAGAAACGTGGAAGCTTGGATACATGGGAAAGGCGAGCGGCGCGATATGAATTGGAGGCGAGTATGGCTCCTATTCAGCCCCGTGACGAGCCCGTTGCCAGGTATAAGAAACAGGGCAAGGATCTGGGAGGATTGCGAGAGTATTATGGACTTTGTTGCTTTGGCTCGTGAGGGAGAGGATATGGAAGAAAGGCATAAGGAGTTGGAAGCCAAGATATCAGAGCTGATTGATGAGAGCTCATATGGGATGCCCGATACAGATCCGGATGTCCCTAGTTGGCTGCAAGCATATTAGTATCCGTTCAATTAGATTTCACATATGGTTACTGCAAAAGGAAATCACAGAGGTCTTAGAATTCCCATGTCAATCCTGACACGATAGATAGATTATCCTCGTATTCTTGTAGCTCTCATCAACTCCCTCCAGAGGCGAAAGCCTGTTGAAGAGTCAAGTTAGATGAGTTGTGAGGGCAGCACCGTAATTTCTAAAGCACGTGTTAAATCCCAAATATTACAAGAAGACCATTATCATTGCGAAGCGCCAGAGATGAACGGGCATTCCCTTATCTCCACTACCCAAAACGGGGAGATTCGTCATACCAGAAGGTAGTTTTGATGTGAGATTACGTAGCAGAATAAGAGCTGCTCTCTGCTCTACCACAGTCATCGATATCAAATTGTATGGTCGATAATGAGCCGACGCCCGTAGGACTCACATAAAGAGGCCGGGCAATATCTCTAACCGTTACAGACCGGCGCACATCAAACTGCAAGCTGTATATGCAGTATCTCAATAAGTTCGTGGGCTCGTATGATCAGACTCTCCGATAAAATAGCCGAACATGCATATATATGCACCAACAGCCGGTGCTGCAATATGCTTCGCCGGGCGATCATGCAGGGTATGTCGGGTTCCAATATGCTCATCACCTTCTCCAATGGAAACTCTTTTTGCAAGCCATATCGTTCGCGATTCTGCGGGCCATGGCAAATAGGAGTGGTATCAACGCAAGGTGTGACGGCACGAGTAATATTGTTCTCGTTGTGTAGATAAGGCTTTATGCAATGGGCTACGAATCAAAGTTGGGCAGGCACTACAGCCCAGAGATCTGATGCGAAAGTGTGGTTGCTCTCGCATCAACTCACCCCAATCAAATATAACATTTGGTACCCTTCAAACCCATCCATCCAGCTCACATATTCCTCAGCCCTGCTGAAGGCAAACCTTAGCAATTTGGGAGGTTTGTACTTCATTAATGTTCGGTCGCTCAATTGTCCTACCAACCAACCTCGAAGGCTCACGCCGATCTCTCTGCCAGTTGCGAGAATAGCAGTTCTAGAACCGGCCTCAAAATAGCTAATTGACAGCCCGCGGGACTATTGTTGGTGGCATTTACGCCAATGTTACGCCAGCCGTTGGTAGCCTACAGCATAGACATCTGCAGCCCTATCGCGATTCGACAGCTTCTGGTGATGGTTCCGGGGTTCGGGCGCCGGAGAAGCAGACGCGTCACCGATTTGCTGCAGGAATGTGATAGAGACGATGGTTGGTGAGAACCGAGAGCAAATATGCATTGGAATGGATACCACTTCATAAAAGGCTACTTATTGTTACATCGTCTCTGGCTATATCATATAATCGTCCACTTTTATACTCTCGGCTTGGCCTGTTTATCATTATTGATAGATCACTCATCCCCGCATTTCATATTCGTATTTCGCAACTTACCAAACTGCAATCCATATTATTATCTCAACATGGAAGCTAGTAAGTATGTCACCCAAATAAAGTTGCTCTCCCTCCAACACTAACGTGGAAGGCAATGGGATTTCTGATACCTATCCCCCAGCCGCAAGCCTGCTTCAGCTCTTCGATGAACGGCCTATCCCTGTTCTTCCACTAAAGATTGTCGAAAAGATATCATTTAAAGACGTCGATCCATCAGGCCAAGCCACGGACGT belongs to Fusarium oxysporum Fo47 chromosome V, complete sequence and includes:
- a CDS encoding cytochrome P450; this encodes MHPTSLAIGTGLSSGILSHILIFNKGEWDLYTIKILQGLLIVIGLLALSFKRLGTTEAGSPYSVFESTIASIYMVSLIVPGTFCSIFLYRICFIHRLYQFPGPLMAKVSNLYLTRRSVAQFQLYKEIQNLYRTYGDIVRVGPSALSILGTKVFQAIHANNSPCRKGPWYNIEQPAISLHMSRDKNDHSRRRRAWDSAFSSKALRDYEPRVVKYTSQLLNRLEQSQATTIDIAKWFKFHSFDTIGDLAFGQSFHMLTDGVKHPFMALVESHMAMAGTFSQLIWMFPLFRAMSFLGREDAIFQKWLGNQVRHQEQLLLEGEATSSTWQSLSANLLLSDTTSVTLTCLFYLLATNKNACMRLQEEIDNFFSSSSQPNHSSFSKLTYLQACIEETLRLFPPVPSGLQRMTPAEGLQVGEIFIPGDTIVTVPSYTVYRDERYFTAPNDFVPERWMIKPEMVKDDSVFAPFSVGKFQLFLPRYFLACLGLTTLFRTLCLRG